One genomic segment of Equus przewalskii isolate Varuska chromosome 13, EquPr2, whole genome shotgun sequence includes these proteins:
- the ETF1 gene encoding eukaryotic peptide chain release factor subunit 1 isoform X3 codes for MNSTEVNRESSQLKTVTQKDQSSAIQLPICFNTSPPPLSTAQTKPIIGLDTAGLQPQAAFFFPPIKLQVQSEAISTGARRNMPLLLLRVAGSHTTRGRFPNPDTLAGTLNPSPRSRDARRPSTSSAMKPRAASLRRLWRNSNRASRPERLATRRRLLEAHSIQGGETETTTTPAPRPLRNTPPLDPGRALSISSRELPASARFLLSLRRAGRKAVLPRPPASTSQGSAASAAANRGAPCRPRRREPMESRGARRASPLPHQPPPFRPPTSTQPLAEEVMSQAPCERIATHAAAWSEGAGVLRQSRRRGAAAGEEQPLPPRTGPLGRRRREDGGRPQCSRQERGDLEDQEAH; via the exons ATGAATTCAACTGAGGTAAACAGAGAAAGTAGCCAACTAAAAACCGTAACTCAGAAAGATCAAAGCTCTGCTATACAGCTGCCCATTTGCTTCAACACTTCTCCACCTCCACTGTCAACGGCTCAGACTAAACCAATCATAGGATTGGATACCGCAGGTCTCCAACCTCAGGCAGCCTTTTTCTTCCCCCCCATAAAGCTCCAGGTCCAAAGTGAAGCCATTAGCACTGGGGCGAGAAGGAACATGCCTCTCTTGCTCCTGCGGGTGGCGGGGTCCCATACCACCCGGGGGAGGTTTCCTAATCCGGACACCCTGGCCGGGACTCTGAACCCTAGTCCGCGCAGCCGTGACGCACGCAGGCCGAGCACTTCGTCAGCTATGAAGCCGCGAGCCGCTTCTCTGAGGCGTCTCTGGCGCAATTCAAACCGCGCGTCCAGGCCTGAGCGCCTAGCCACGCGTCGCAGACTCTTAGAAGCCCATTCCATTCAAGGAGGAGAGACGGAGACGACGACGACCCCTGCGCCTCGCCCTTTAAGGAACACCCCCCCATTAGATCCTGGCCGGGCTCTGAGTATTTCCTCGCGAGAGCTACCGGCTTCCGCCCGCTTCCTCCTTTCGCTTCGCCGGGCCGGAAGGAAGGCGGTACTTCCCCGCCCCCCGGCCTCTACCTCACAAGGCAGCGCGGCCTCGGCTGCGGCGAATCGGGGGGCTCCTTGTAGGCCTCGGCGCAGAGAACCAATGGAAAGTCGCGGCGCACGCAGAGCTTCCCCTCTTCCGCACCAGCCCCCTCCCTTCCGCCCGCCGACTTCCACTCAGCCTCTGGCAGAGGAAGTGATGTCACAGGCCCCATGTGAGCGGATTGCAACACATGCAGCTGCCTGGAGCGAGGGAGCCGGTGTCCTACGTCAGAGCCGCCGCCGCGGAGCCGCCGCCGGGGAGGAGCAGCCGCTGCCGCCCAGGACTGGGCCCTTAG GGAGGAGGAGGCGAGAAGATGGCGGACGACCCCAGTGCAGCCGACAGGAACGTGGAGATCTGGAAGATCAAGAAGCTCATTAA
- the ETF1 gene encoding eukaryotic peptide chain release factor subunit 1 isoform X1 → MADDPSAADRNVEIWKIKKLIKSLEAARGNGTSMISLIIPPKDQISRVAKMLADEFGTASNIKSRVNRLSVLGAITSVQQRLKLYNKVPPNGLVVYCGTIVTEEGKEKKVNIDFEPFKPINTSLYLCDNKFHTEALTALLSDDSKFGFIVIDGSGALFGTLQGNTREVLHKFTVDLPKKHGRGGQSALRFARLRMEKRHNYVRKVAETAVQLFISGDKVNVAGLVLAGSADFKTELSQSDMFDQRLQSKVLKLVDISYGGENGFNQAIELSTEVLSNVKFIQEKKLIGRYFDEISQDTGKYCFGVEDTLKALEMGAVEILIVYENLDIMRYVLHCQGTEEEKILYLTPEQEKDKSHFTDKETGQEHELIESMPLLEWFANNYKKFGATLEIVTDKSQEGSQFVKGFGGIGGILRYRVDFQGMEYQGGDDEFFDLDDY, encoded by the exons ATGGCGGACGACCCCAGTGCAGCCGACAGGAACGTGGAGATCTGGAAGATCAAGAAGCTCATTAAGAGCTTGGAGGCGGCCCGCGG CAATGGCACAAGCATGATATCATTGATCATTCCTCCCAAAGACCAGATTTCAAGAGTGGCAAAAATGTTAGCAGATGAGTTTGGAACTGCATCTAACATTAAATCACGTGTAAACCGCCTTTCAGTCTTGGGAGCCATTACATCTGTACAGCAAAGACTCAAACTTTATAACAAAG TACCTCCAAATGGACTGGTTGTTTACTGTGGTACAATTGtaacagaagaaggaaaggaaaagaaagtcaacATTGACTTTGAACCTTTCAAACCAATTAATACGTCGTTGTATTTGTGTGACAACAAATTCCATACAGAG GCTCTTACAGCACTACTTTCAGATGATAGCAAGTTTGGCTTCATTGTAATAGATGGTAGTGGTGCACTTTTTGGCACACTCCAAGGAAACACAAGAGAAGTCCTGCACAAATTCACTGTGGATCTCCCAAAGAAACATG GTAGAGGAGGTCAATCAGCCTTGCGTTTTGCCCGTTTAAGAATGGAAAAGCGACATAACTATGTTCGGAAAGTAGCTGAGACTGCTGTACAGCTGTTTATTTCTGGGGACAAAGTAAATGTGGCTGGTCTCGTTTTAGCTggatcagctgactttaaaactGAACTAAGTCAATCTGATATGTTTGATCAG AGGTTGcaatcaaaagttttaaaattagttgATATATCCTATGGTGGTGAAAATGGATTCAACCAAGCTATTGAGTTATCTACTGAAGTCCTCTCCAACGTGAAATTCAttcaagagaagaaattaataG GGCGATACTTTGATGAAATCAGCCAGGACACGGGCAAGTACTGTTTTGGAGTTGAAGATACACTAAAGGCTTTAGAAATGGGAGCTGTAGAGATTCTCATAGTCTATGAAAATCTGGATATAATGAGATATGTTCTTCATTGCCAAGGCACAGAAG AGGAGAAAATTCTCTACCTGACtccagaacaagagaaggataAATCTCATTTCACAGACAAAGAG ACAGGACAAGAACATGAGCTGATTGAGAGCATGCCCCTGTTGGAATGGTTTGCTAACAACTATAAAAAATTTGGAGCTACATTGGAAATTGTCACAGATAAGTCACAAGAAGGATCCCAGTTTGTGAAAGGATTTGGTGGAATTGGAG GTATCTTGCGGTACCGAGTAGATTTCCAGGGAATGGAATACCAAGGAGGAGACGATGAATTTTTTGACCTTGATGACTACTAG
- the ETF1 gene encoding eukaryotic peptide chain release factor subunit 1 isoform X2: MISLIIPPKDQISRVAKMLADEFGTASNIKSRVNRLSVLGAITSVQQRLKLYNKVPPNGLVVYCGTIVTEEGKEKKVNIDFEPFKPINTSLYLCDNKFHTEALTALLSDDSKFGFIVIDGSGALFGTLQGNTREVLHKFTVDLPKKHGRGGQSALRFARLRMEKRHNYVRKVAETAVQLFISGDKVNVAGLVLAGSADFKTELSQSDMFDQRLQSKVLKLVDISYGGENGFNQAIELSTEVLSNVKFIQEKKLIGRYFDEISQDTGKYCFGVEDTLKALEMGAVEILIVYENLDIMRYVLHCQGTEEEKILYLTPEQEKDKSHFTDKETGQEHELIESMPLLEWFANNYKKFGATLEIVTDKSQEGSQFVKGFGGIGGILRYRVDFQGMEYQGGDDEFFDLDDY; encoded by the exons ATGATATCATTGATCATTCCTCCCAAAGACCAGATTTCAAGAGTGGCAAAAATGTTAGCAGATGAGTTTGGAACTGCATCTAACATTAAATCACGTGTAAACCGCCTTTCAGTCTTGGGAGCCATTACATCTGTACAGCAAAGACTCAAACTTTATAACAAAG TACCTCCAAATGGACTGGTTGTTTACTGTGGTACAATTGtaacagaagaaggaaaggaaaagaaagtcaacATTGACTTTGAACCTTTCAAACCAATTAATACGTCGTTGTATTTGTGTGACAACAAATTCCATACAGAG GCTCTTACAGCACTACTTTCAGATGATAGCAAGTTTGGCTTCATTGTAATAGATGGTAGTGGTGCACTTTTTGGCACACTCCAAGGAAACACAAGAGAAGTCCTGCACAAATTCACTGTGGATCTCCCAAAGAAACATG GTAGAGGAGGTCAATCAGCCTTGCGTTTTGCCCGTTTAAGAATGGAAAAGCGACATAACTATGTTCGGAAAGTAGCTGAGACTGCTGTACAGCTGTTTATTTCTGGGGACAAAGTAAATGTGGCTGGTCTCGTTTTAGCTggatcagctgactttaaaactGAACTAAGTCAATCTGATATGTTTGATCAG AGGTTGcaatcaaaagttttaaaattagttgATATATCCTATGGTGGTGAAAATGGATTCAACCAAGCTATTGAGTTATCTACTGAAGTCCTCTCCAACGTGAAATTCAttcaagagaagaaattaataG GGCGATACTTTGATGAAATCAGCCAGGACACGGGCAAGTACTGTTTTGGAGTTGAAGATACACTAAAGGCTTTAGAAATGGGAGCTGTAGAGATTCTCATAGTCTATGAAAATCTGGATATAATGAGATATGTTCTTCATTGCCAAGGCACAGAAG AGGAGAAAATTCTCTACCTGACtccagaacaagagaaggataAATCTCATTTCACAGACAAAGAG ACAGGACAAGAACATGAGCTGATTGAGAGCATGCCCCTGTTGGAATGGTTTGCTAACAACTATAAAAAATTTGGAGCTACATTGGAAATTGTCACAGATAAGTCACAAGAAGGATCCCAGTTTGTGAAAGGATTTGGTGGAATTGGAG GTATCTTGCGGTACCGAGTAGATTTCCAGGGAATGGAATACCAAGGAGGAGACGATGAATTTTTTGACCTTGATGACTACTAG